The Saccopteryx leptura isolate mSacLep1 chromosome 2, mSacLep1_pri_phased_curated, whole genome shotgun sequence genome has a window encoding:
- the LOC136391922 gene encoding transmembrane protein 98: METVVIVAIGVLATIFLASFAALVVVCRQRYCRPRDLLQRYDSKPIVDLIGAMETQSEPSELELDDVVITNPHIEAILETGDWIEDASGLMSHCIAILKICHTLTEKLVAMTMGSGAKMKTSASVSDIIVVAKRISPRVDDVVRCMYPPLDPKLLDARTTALLLSVSHLVLVTRNACHLTGGLDWIDQSLSAAEEHLEVLREAALASEPDKGLAGPEGFLQEQSAI; encoded by the exons ATGGAGACCGTGGTGATTGTTGCCATAGGCGTGCTGGCCACCATCTTTCTGGCCTCGTTTGCAGCCTTGGTGGTGGTGTGCAGGCAGCGATACTGCCGGCCTCGAGACCTGCTGCAGCGCTATGATTCCAA GCCCATTGTGGACCTCATCGGAGCCATGGAGACGCAGTCTGAGCCCTCGGAGTTAGAACTGGACGATGTCGTCATCACCAACCCTCACATCGAGGCCATCCTGGAGACCGGGGACTGGATTGAAGATGCCTC GGGCCTCATGTCCCACTGCATCGCCATCTTGAAG ATCTGTCACACTCTGACAGAAAAACTTGTTGCCATGACAATGGGCTCAGGAGCCAAGATGAAGACTTCAGCCAGTGTCAGCGACATCATCGTGGTGGCCAAGCGGAtcagccccag AGTGGACGACGTTGTGAGATGCATGTACCCCCCGCTGGACCCGAAGCTCCTGGACGCACG GACAACTGCCCTGCTCCTGTCTGTCAGTCATCTGGTGCTGGTGACCAGGAATGCCTGCCACCTGACTGGGGGCCTGGACTGGATTGACCAGTCCCTGTCAGCAGCTGAGGAGCACTTGGAAGTCCTTCGAGAAGCAGCCCTGGCTTCTGAGCCAGATAAAGGCCTCGCAGGCCCTGAGGGCTTCCTGCAGGAGCAGTCAGCCATTTAG